The following nucleotide sequence is from Synchiropus splendidus isolate RoL2022-P1 chromosome 1, RoL_Sspl_1.0, whole genome shotgun sequence.
CCGTGAGTCGCGCGTGCCGGGAGGGCGAGCTGTCCACCTGTGGCTGCAGCCGAGCCGCGCGGCCCCGGGACCTGCCCCGGGACTGGCTGTGGGGCGGCTGCGGCGACAACGTGCACTACGGTTACCGCTTTGCCCGAGAGTTCGTGGACGctcgagagagggagaggaccTTCCCCAGGGGCTCCAGCGAGCACGCCAGGACCTTGATGAACCTCCAGAACAACGAGGCTGGACGCCAGGTGAGTGTGTGAAGCCTGGGCCACCTGGAGCCTTCAGTCGACCTCGTGTGGCTCCGCGCCAGCCTTGAAACACCGCTTTCCCCTGAACCTCACCTGAGGCAGGACACCAACCCAGCCAGAACCAGACAGTTATTTTGGGGTTTAACCTCACAACCGagaggaggtgttttccccaaaagtgATCCTCACTAGGACTGATTCATCTGGCCAAGCACACCGCTCGCGCGTGTGTGAGCCCACCGGGTCTCGTGTCTTCGACTGAAAGACCGccagctccctctgctggtcagaAGTGGACCGAACGGTCCCCGCAGCCAAAACGCGTCAGGGAGGGTGATTCCACTTCCCGTGGAGTCACGTCACGCACGGTGACTTTGGAAAGGCGAGGGTCGTGACACTGGTGGGCCGGCGTTTTGAGACTGAAATGTGACAAAACAATGTGCTTCCGTGTCACTTCCATTCCCAAATATTGGCTCTTTTTTTGACCCAATGTTGCCGTGACACAACATTGGCCCTTTGTAGCAAGTCAGTAACTtggatgcatttattttgtgtggcAAGAAATGCCACCAGACGAGCACGACTCATGGGAATCATGAAACACAGGCACACGCACAAGGGGCCGCGACATGGATGAATGGAAGCTGGTGACGAATGGACACATCCAGCGGCCCACAGAAGCGCCAGGGGCCTCGTGCTACTAGAGGACTCGTGTCACGGCACAGAGGCTACAAGTAGCCAGTGAAGTCGTGACGTCTCTGGTTTTTCGTCGTTTTTCCTGGTCTGTTTCGTGGCCGCTAGCAGGCAGCAGTGTGCTGCACTTGAGCGTCTCTCCGGCACCGTCTGCCAGCGTCAGGTTCTGACTGCGGTTCCTCTCCCTCAGGCCGTCTACAACTTGGCTAACGTGGCCTGCAAGTGCCACGGCGTGTCTGGCTCCTGCAGTCTGAAGACTTGCTGGCTCCAGCTGGCGGACTTCCGGCGGGTGGGCGAGTTTCTGAAGGAGAAGTACGACAGCGCCGCAGCCATGAAGATGGGCCGCAAGGTGAGTGCCTGAGCGGACTGACCGGGGCCCTGGATGCTGACTGATGCtgagtgttgtgttgcaggGCAAACTGGAGCTGGTGGACAGACGCTTCAATGCGCCCACCCCGGAAGACCTGGTCTACATCGACCCCAGTCCGGACTACTGCCTCCACAACCAGACCACCGGCTCCCTGGGGACGCAGGGCCGCCAGTGCAACAAGACCTCGGAGGGCACGGACGGCTGCGAGCTCATGTGCTGCGGCCGAGGCTACGACCAGTTCAAGACCCTCCGGCACCAGCGCTGCCACTGCAAGTTCCACTGGTGCTGCTACGTCAAGTGCAAGCGCTGCTCCACGCTGGAGGACCAGTTTGTGTGCAAATGACTGAGGGTTCTCTGGTGGAACCACAAACAGACGCCCTGCGGGCTCCGGTCAGCACTGACAGAGTTGGGTCTGAGCTGGGCCTCTGCGTTCCAGAGTCCAAGAACCTTCCAGACCTTGGTGGAGACACGCAGAGGCCAGGAGGCTCCGAGCAGACGCTGCTCACGACTGTGGAGCAAAGACTCGACGGAGAGCGGGACCAGGCTCCACTGTTGTCCCCGGACTCTTCTGCAGCTGCAGACCTCATGGGCATGTTCCAACACTACGGTGGCTGGCAGAGGCCAAACCACTGTCACAGGAATGTTCCCGACCTCTCCCTTTCCATTGTGTGGagctttaataataaatattccaATCACTTGTCGTTTCAACGGTGTTTCGCGCAGGGCGCAAACATTGGGGTCACGTGGTCCCAAAAGCTCCTCCGGGAGAACCGGAAGAACCTGTCTCAAGTCGGCGGTTTGAGTTCACTACCAAAGAGATTAACAGGGCGATTGGAGAGAAAACCGGTCTGGGCGGAGTGAAACCAGTCGTCCACTCACATCCCGATCCACCAGA
It contains:
- the wnt5b gene encoding protein Wnt-5b isoform X1, translated to MRTNVTMLLHGLPQMDAPCVCVRAPFCLWENQRELFTNCEGGLLFLPVLTSSTPTVRVKTPPEPGHGNWVPVCVCVCACVHVLVSFTRRRPNGVQVSRAWLGKGRWPGGVLARTDVCVTSPLSRRSLGLNPAQRPEMLVLGAQPLCSQLSGLSQGQRKLCQLYQDHMSHIGEGAQAGIRECQFQFRQRRWNCSTVDDSSVFGQVLQRGSRETAFTFAISAAGVVNAVSRACREGELSTCGCSRAARPRDLPRDWLWGGCGDNVHYGYRFAREFVDARERERTFPRGSSEHARTLMNLQNNEAGRQAVYNLANVACKCHGVSGSCSLKTCWLQLADFRRVGEFLKEKYDSAAAMKMGRKGKLELVDRRFNAPTPEDLVYIDPSPDYCLHNQTTGSLGTQGRQCNKTSEGTDGCELMCCGRGYDQFKTLRHQRCHCKFHWCCYVKCKRCSTLEDQFVCK
- the wnt5b gene encoding protein Wnt-5b isoform X2, translating into MSATRRSTEVGAGPPVLLLSLLCCLKLPLVEGGSWWSLGLNPAQRPEMLVLGAQPLCSQLSGLSQGQRKLCQLYQDHMSHIGEGAQAGIRECQFQFRQRRWNCSTVDDSSVFGQVLQRGSRETAFTFAISAAGVVNAVSRACREGELSTCGCSRAARPRDLPRDWLWGGCGDNVHYGYRFAREFVDARERERTFPRGSSEHARTLMNLQNNEAGRQAVYNLANVACKCHGVSGSCSLKTCWLQLADFRRVGEFLKEKYDSAAAMKMGRKGKLELVDRRFNAPTPEDLVYIDPSPDYCLHNQTTGSLGTQGRQCNKTSEGTDGCELMCCGRGYDQFKTLRHQRCHCKFHWCCYVKCKRCSTLEDQFVCK